The DNA region AGGTAGTGAAAAGGTTGCCAGATCCTTGCAAAACATTTCGGCCATTACCGAAGAAGTTTCCGCCACCATTGAAGAAAACAGTGCGGCTACTGAAGAACTGGCGGCTTCAGCCCAGGAATTGGTGGCTAACGTGGAGAAATTTAAGGTTTAGTAAAACGTTAAATATGGGGAAAATAAAAACCTTGCTTTAACGGTAGGCTTTTTGTGGTGGCAGGTTGGCAGTTTTTAAAGTACCTGGAATTAAAATTTCCCGAGGATGGTTGAGCTTCTAAAGAAGGAAGGCAACTGGTGGGAATTTAAGGAGATAAAAAGTTAGATTAAGTTAAAAAGCATTTACCTAAAAATATCTTGCAAAAATTTGGGATTTAGGTATATAATAAAGCTGAACAAAAAAGTCGGAGAGCCCCTGCCGTAAAAGTGGGGAGCTAAAAAAGTCCATAGGGTAGCAACTGCTACCCTATTTTATTATTTATTACTGGAGGAAAAATATGTTAAATAGTGAAATGTCAAGTAATTCAAATAATATTTACATATGTATTTAAGCGTTGCTGTAACTATAAATTTTTAGAACTAAAATGTGCCGCCTATATTGAAGCAAAACAAGTAATAGTAGAAGCGGCAGCAGGGGATGAAAATAAAAAATAAAAGTAAAAAAACCCGCAAAATTGCGGGTTTTATACTTAGAAATGGTGGACGCGAAGGGACTCGAACCCTCGACCTCCTGAGTGCGAACCAGGTGCTCTCCCAGCTGAGCTACGCGCCCAATGTCTTGATAACTTTTCTGGGCAAATCATATGATATACCGTATTTGTTGTTTTGTCAAGAACTTTGCTTTGGCTGCTGACAAATTCGACTGAAAATGCTTGACATTAATCCTGTCTTGATGTTAAAATTCATGACAAGTAAAAAGCTTTGAAGGGGAAAAGTAGGGTTTTTTAGCTCCAAAAGCGAGCCGGGGAGGGTGGAAGCCCGGCGGTTGCGGAAAATCTGAAGTTCTCCCTGGAGCTGGACGCTGAACCAAGAAGTAGGCGCTCCCGGAGAGTTCCACCGTTAAAAGGAACGGGGTATCGGAAGTTTCCTGTACTCTTAGGGTGGTAAATAAGCCTTTGGTTCCCTAAGCCAAAGGTTTTTTTGTACCTTTTGAGGGAAATTTCCCGTACCTTTAGAGGGGGCAAGTTTTTGCCAAGAAGGGTGGTACCGCGGAAGACGACCCGGTCTTTCGTCCCTTGGGGATGAAGGACCGGGTTTAATTTATTTATGGAGGTGTTGGAATATGGGGTTTTATCAGAACTTAAGAAGGACTGGTGGGAACAACTAACAGGTCAAAAAAGGTTTATGATTTTTGCCGGGCCGTTTAAAGCCGAGGGTAACCGGCAAATATTGCTATGCGAACGGGGGATAAGGACATTTGAAACTATGACCAGAAACACCCTGGATATAAGTGCTGTGCCCCTTTTAAAAAAGCTTACCCCTTATCCGGTGCTGATCGATCCCAGCCATGCGGCCGGGCGCACTGACATAATTCCGGCTCTGGCTAAAGCAGCTGTGGCTGCAGGAGCCGATGGGCTTTTAATTGAAGTGCATCCCGAACCCCAAAAAGCTTTAAGCGACGGTAAACAGTCCCTGGATCTTACTTCTTTTAGCAAGTTTTTGGAAGATTTAAGGCCCTGGCTTTTAGCAGCGGGTAGAAGGCTTTAAGGGGGATGGCGATGCGTACTGGTTATTTAGGTCCACCGGGAACTTTTTCGGAAAAAGCTTTGGCCCTATTAAAACATCCGGTTACCCAGAAAGTCTGGTACCGATCCTTTCAGGATATTGTTAAAGCTTTATTAAAAGGGGACATAGAAAGTGCCCTATTCCCCCTGGAAAACAGCATTTCCGGAAAAGTGGTAGAAGTTGACGACCTCTTAACGACCTTAAAAAATAAACTTATCCTGCTAGAAGAAGTGTTTTTACCCATTACTCCGGGACTTTTTTCTTATACAGCCCGAAACCTGGAAGAGGTAAAGGTGGTTTTATCGCGTCCGGAACTCTGGGAGCAATGCCGGGAGTATTTTCAAGGAAAGCCCGGGCTGAAATTCCTTCCAGCCTTAAGCAGCAGTCAAGCAGCTTTTAAAGC from Carboxydothermus pertinax includes:
- a CDS encoding prephenate dehydratase domain-containing protein, yielding MRTGYLGPPGTFSEKALALLKHPVTQKVWYRSFQDIVKALLKGDIESALFPLENSISGKVVEVDDLLTTLKNKLILLEEVFLPITPGLFSYTARNLEEVKVVLSRPELWEQCREYFQGKPGLKFLPALSSSQAAFKAKKIKGAAFIADLEYRQKARVLGLLVNDHRPSITRFGLFKIM